The following are from one region of the Canis lupus familiaris isolate Mischka breed German Shepherd chromosome 30, alternate assembly UU_Cfam_GSD_1.0, whole genome shotgun sequence genome:
- the LOC102151246 gene encoding RNA polymerase-associated protein LEO1-like: MDLFGDIDDISSESDGDNEQPIPRQAVDEHGLPQDQQEEEQISETRIEVEIPSINSDLGNELYFVKLPKFLSIEPKPFDPQNYEDEFEGEKVLDEEDRTRLKLKVENTIRWRKRWDEDGNEIKESNARVVKWSDESLSLHLGNEVFDVYKAPMQGNHNHLFVREDTGLQGRAVFKSKLTFRPHSIDCATQRKMTLPLGNRCSKTQRIRILPIAGCDPECQRTEMIKKEERLRASTHQTIHLWEKQSQQRLSVPYQDPNSIHEEEDGAKAIKNHYQRELQEERAKICTSDSDEGSEEEITESKETDQ; encoded by the exons ATGGATCTGTTTGGAGACATAGATGACATTTCTTCAGAGAGTGATGGGGACAATGAGCAACCTATTCCAAGGCAGGCTGTT GATGAACATGGATTGCCTCAGGACcaacaggaggaagagcagattTCTGAAACCAGAATAGAAGTAGAAATCCCCAGTATCAACTCTGATTTAGGAAATGAATTGTACTTTGTTAAACTACCTAAATTTCTCAGCATAGAACCCAA ACCTTTTGATCCTCAGAATTATGAAGATGAATTTGAAGGTGAGAAAGTGCTTGATGAGGAAGATAGAACCAGGTTGAAATTAAAG GTGGAAAATACGATAAGATGGAGGAAACGCTGGGATGAGGACggaaatgaaattaaggaaagCAATGCTCGGGTGGTCAAGTGGTCAGATGAGAG CCTTTCCCTGCATCTAGGCAATGAAGTGTTTGATGTCTACAAAGCCCCAATGCAGGGCAATCACAATCACCTGTTCGTTCGAGAAGACACTGGTCTACAGGGACGAGCCGTCTTTAAGTCCAAACTCACCTTTAG ACCTCATTCTATAGACTGTGCCACACAGAGAAAGATGACCCTGCCACTTGGTAATAGATGCTCAAAGACACAGAGGATTAGAATCTTACCAATTGCTGGTTGTGATCCTGAGTGCCAGCGCACAGAAATGATTAAG AAAGAAGAACGTTTGAGGGCTTCTACTCACCAGACAATCCATctgtgggagaagcagagccagCAGCGGCTGAGTGTCCCCTACCAGGACCCCAACAGCATCCatgaggaggaggatggtgcCAAAGCCATTAAAAACCATTACCAACGGGAGCTCCAAG AGGAACGAGCCAAAATCTGTACTTCGGATAGTGATGAGGGATCAGAAGAAGAAATTACTGAGAGCAAGGAAACTGACCAGTGA